The Lycium ferocissimum isolate CSIRO_LF1 chromosome 1, AGI_CSIRO_Lferr_CH_V1, whole genome shotgun sequence genome includes a region encoding these proteins:
- the LOC132054273 gene encoding uncharacterized protein LOC132054273 isoform X3, translating into MELLPYHIPPNLIAEAAEISIPDQLAIVGLLPQPSSQGNRVLIAYENGLIILWDITEDRAVLVREYKQLSSKDEIVVYAPKNASEEKFRASSDKQEGAKEISSLCWLSSDGSILAVGYVDGDILLWNLSVPGKKSSEAEASSSYVKLQLSAGDKRLPVIILRWSANNAQNGCGGQLFVYGGDSIGSEEALTVLNLDWSSGIGSLKCVGRVDLGLERSFADAIVVSNANETGINDASSLFVLSNPGQLYFYDKTSLSALESNPEKKHADVAVKYPTVVPTLEPRITVANLYPVDRKWNSSRTPSEEVMNEQLRPAHGVTELEIKLPLSSSIPGQLPPTEDYGIERILVAGYLDGSVRLWNATFPVFTLIAVLESQYASGVEGIQDTGPRTAISALDFSSTALTLAIGHQCGQVCVYSLNGKSKTTDLNLATDAEQDVQLCPGDTGFQFSVIKSPVCILKFVAVGARLVAGFESGQVAMLDVSSSSVLFITDSLSSSSSGITSVAVKTLGDAREDSVEHSEEGTTNAYVKEVISVLTRDAEIVLLDGSTGKKISSQAKQSKEMSTAISLYFLDGITSVSKESQKHSSTLDSAVQPEDLTQKCMDSQILLCCQDGLHLFSLCSIIQDDINPVHEVKLPKPCSWTSILKNDAENYGLILVYQSGAVEIRSLPDLDVLGESSLLSILRWNSKINMDKTISSPGKAMISLVNGSEFAVFTLLAFGNDFRIPEALPSLHKKFPAAAADDVTTSQHQKKKQNVTTSIFGGIMKGSKGQQAADYVNVRDALVTHLENIFSRFPFSDATNATDDLGILELKLDDIEIDEHVHVNSSSLSSDDVKIEKETDRDRLFEGGSSDAKPRQRTREEIIAKYRNKGDAASAAAEAKDKLLERQEKLERLSKNTQELQSGAENFADLAGELVKAMEKRKWWNL; encoded by the exons ATGGAACTGTTGCCTTATCACATCCCTCCGAATCTTATAGCTG AAGCTGCTGAGATTTCAATTCCCGACCAACTAGCCATTGTTGGTTTACTTCCCCAACCTAGTTCACAAGGAAATAG GGTCCTGATTGCTTATGAGAATGGATTAATTATTCTCTGGGACATTACAGAAGATCGAGCTGTTCTTGTTAGAGAGTATAAACAACTATCATCAAAGGATGAAATTGTTGTTTATGCTCCTAAAAATGCTAGTGAAGAGAAGTTTCGTGCTTCATCAGATAAGCAAGAGGGGGCAAAAGAAATAAGCTCACTCTGTTGGTTGTCATCTGATGGGTCGATTTTGGCTGTTGGTTATGTTGATGGCGATATCTTGTTGTGGAATTTATCAGTTCCTGGCAAGAAAAGTTCAGAGGCTGAAGCTTCGTCTAGTTATGTCAAGCTGCAACTCTCAGCAGGAGACAAAAGACTCCCTGTTATTATTCTGCGTTGGTCTGCTAACAATGCACAGAATGGTTGTGGGGGCCAACTGTTTGTCTACGGTGGTGATTCAATTGGATCAGAGGAGGCCTTGACG GTTCTGAATCTTGATTGGTCCTCTGGGATAGGATCCCTGAAATGTGTTGGACGAGTAGACCTTGGACTTGAAAGATCTTTTGCAGATGCCATTGTTGTGTCAAATGCTAATGAAACAGGAATTAATGATGCTTCTTCCTTGTTTGTGTTGTCAAATCCAGGGCAACTGTACTTTTATGATAAGACTAGCTTGTCTGCTTTAGAATCTAACCCAGAGAAGAAGCATGCAGATGTTGCTGTTAAGTATCCTACAGTTGTACCTACCCTTGAACCACGTATAACTGTGGCAAACCTATATCCAGTTGATAGGAAATGGAATTCCTCAAGGACTCCGTCAGAG GAAGTTATGAATGAGCAACTCCGTCCAGCTCATGGTGTGACTGAATTGGAAATCAAACTGCCTCTAAGTAGTAGTATTCCCGGACAACTTCCTCCTACTGAGGATTATGGAATCGAGAGAATACTTGTTGCTGGCTATCTGGATGGATCTGTCCGTTTGTGGAATGCAACATTTCCGGTCTTTACACTTATAGCTGTTCTGGAATCTCAG TATGCTTCCGGGGTGGAGGGCATTCAAGACACCGGTCCTAGAACAGCAATATCCGCTTTGGACTTCTCCTCCACAGCTTTAACTCTTGCCATTGGACACCAATGTGGCCAG GTGTGTGTTTATAGCCTCAATGGGAAGTCTAAGACAACTGACTTGAACTTGGCTACGGATGCTGAACAGGATG TTCAGCTCTGTCCAGGTGATACTGGATTTCAGTTCTCCGTCATAAAATCTCCAGTATGCATCCTAAAATTTGTAGCTGTGGGTGCCAGACTGGTTGCAGGATTTGAAAGTGGCCAG GTTGCCATGCTTGATGTTAGTTCATCATCAGTCTTGTTCATTACGGATAGTTTATCCAGCTCAAGTTCCGGAATCACTTCTGTGGCTGTGAAAACATTGGGTGATGCCCGTGAAGACAGTGTGGAACACAGTGAAGAGGGAACAACAAATGCATATGTGAAAGAGGTTATTTCAGTATTAACCAGAGATGCAGAAATAGTATTGCTTGATGGCTCCACTGGCAAAAAAATTAGCTCCCAGGCAAAACAATCAAAGGAGATGTCAACTGCTATATCTCTATATTTTTTAG ATGGCATCACATCTGTCTCAAAAGAGTCGCAAAAGCATTCTTCAACGCTAGACAGTGCTGTACAGCCTGAAGATTTGACACAGAAATGTATGGATTCACAAATTTTACTTTGTTGTCAGGATGGCTTGCATTTGTTCTCTTTATGTTCTATAATTCAG GACGATATCAACCCTGTACATGAAGTGAAACTTCCTAAACCGTGTTCTTGGACTTCCATTCTTAAGAATGACGCTGAAAATTATGGACTGATTTTAGTATATCAGAGTGGAGCAGTTGAAATAAG GTCCTTGCCAGATCTTGATGTCTTGGGAGAATCCTCATTACTGTCTATACTTCGGTGGAATTCCAAGATAAACATGGATAAGACCATAAGTTCTCCTGGTAAAGCGATGATTTCACTG GTGAATGGGTCTGAATTTGCTGTCTTTACACTGTTGGCCTTCGGAAATGACTTCAG GATTCCGGAAGCTTTACCTTCACTTCATAAGAAATTCCCTGCGGCTGCTGCAGACGATGTCACTACATCCCAACATCAAAAGAAGAAACAG AATGTTACCACCAGTATTTTTGGTGGCATAATGAAAGGGTCTAAAGGACAGCAGGCTGCTGATTATGTTAATGTTCGAGATGCTCTTGTTACTCATCTGGAAAACATATTCTCTAGATTTCCTTTCTCAGACGCAACAAATGCAACAGATGACCTTGGAATCCTGGAACTGAAGTTAG ATGATATTGAAATTGACGAACATGTTCATGTTAATTCATCATCTCTCAGCAGTGATGATGTCAAAATAG AAAAGGAAACCGATAGAGACAGGTTGTTTGAAGGTGGTTCTAGTGATGCCAAGCCAAGACAAAGAACTCGTGAAGAAATCATTGCTAAATATAGAAACAAGGGG GATGCTGCCTCTGCTGCAGCAGAGGCAAAAGATAAGCTTCTCGAGCGTCAGGAGAAACTCGAG AGGCTCAGTAAGAACACACAAGAGCTACAAAGTGGTGCCGAGAACTTTGCGGATCTTGCAGGTGAGCTTGTCAAGGCCATGGAGAAACGCAAGTGGTGGAACCTGTAA
- the LOC132054273 gene encoding uncharacterized protein LOC132054273 isoform X2, translating into MFVGDEYGYLSVLKYEVREGSMELLPYHIPPNLIAEAAEISIPDQLAIVGLLPQPSSQGNRVLIAYENGLIILWDITEDRAVLVREYKQLSSKDEIVVYAPKNASEEKFRASSDKQEGAKEISSLCWLSSDGSILAVGYVDGDILLWNLSVPGKKSSEAEASSSYVKLQLSAGDKRLPVIILRWSANNAQNGCGGQLFVYGGDSIGSEEALTVLNLDWSSGIGSLKCVGRVDLGLERSFADAIVVSNANETGINDASSLFVLSNPGQLYFYDKTSLSALESNPEKKHADVAVKYPTVVPTLEPRITVANLYPVDRKWNSSRTPSEEVMNEQLRPAHGVTELEIKLPLSSSIPGQLPPTEDYGIERILVAGYLDGSVRLWNATFPVFTLIAVLESQYASGVEGIQDTGPRTAISALDFSSTALTLAIGHQCGQVCVYSLNGKSKTTDLNLATDAEQDVQLCPGDTGFQFSVIKSPVCILKFVAVGARLVAGFESGQVAMLDVSSSSVLFITDSLSSSSSGITSVAVKTLGDAREDSVEHSEEGTTNAYVKEVISVLTRDAEIVLLDGSTGKKISSQAKQSKEMSTAISLYFLDGITSVSKESQKHSSTLDSAVQPEDLTQKCMDSQILLCCQDGLHLFSLCSIIQDDINPVHEVKLPKPCSWTSILKNDAENYGLILVYQSGAVEIRSLPDLDVLGESSLLSILRWNSKINMDKTISSPGKAMISLVNGSEFAVFTLLAFGNDFRIPEALPSLHKKFPAAAADDVTTSQHQKKKQNVTTSIFGGIMKGSKGQQAADYVNVRDALVTHLENIFSRFPFSDATNATDDLGILELKLDDIEIDEHVHVNSSSLSSDDVKIEKETDRDRLFEGGSSDAKPRQRTREEIIAKYRNKGDAASAAAEAKDKLLERQEKLERLSKNTQELQSGAENFADLAGELVKAMEKRKWWNL; encoded by the exons AT GTTCGTGGGAGATGAATATGGTTACCTCTCTGTTCTGAAGTATGAGGTCAGAGAAGGAAGCATGGAACTGTTGCCTTATCACATCCCTCCGAATCTTATAGCTG AAGCTGCTGAGATTTCAATTCCCGACCAACTAGCCATTGTTGGTTTACTTCCCCAACCTAGTTCACAAGGAAATAG GGTCCTGATTGCTTATGAGAATGGATTAATTATTCTCTGGGACATTACAGAAGATCGAGCTGTTCTTGTTAGAGAGTATAAACAACTATCATCAAAGGATGAAATTGTTGTTTATGCTCCTAAAAATGCTAGTGAAGAGAAGTTTCGTGCTTCATCAGATAAGCAAGAGGGGGCAAAAGAAATAAGCTCACTCTGTTGGTTGTCATCTGATGGGTCGATTTTGGCTGTTGGTTATGTTGATGGCGATATCTTGTTGTGGAATTTATCAGTTCCTGGCAAGAAAAGTTCAGAGGCTGAAGCTTCGTCTAGTTATGTCAAGCTGCAACTCTCAGCAGGAGACAAAAGACTCCCTGTTATTATTCTGCGTTGGTCTGCTAACAATGCACAGAATGGTTGTGGGGGCCAACTGTTTGTCTACGGTGGTGATTCAATTGGATCAGAGGAGGCCTTGACG GTTCTGAATCTTGATTGGTCCTCTGGGATAGGATCCCTGAAATGTGTTGGACGAGTAGACCTTGGACTTGAAAGATCTTTTGCAGATGCCATTGTTGTGTCAAATGCTAATGAAACAGGAATTAATGATGCTTCTTCCTTGTTTGTGTTGTCAAATCCAGGGCAACTGTACTTTTATGATAAGACTAGCTTGTCTGCTTTAGAATCTAACCCAGAGAAGAAGCATGCAGATGTTGCTGTTAAGTATCCTACAGTTGTACCTACCCTTGAACCACGTATAACTGTGGCAAACCTATATCCAGTTGATAGGAAATGGAATTCCTCAAGGACTCCGTCAGAG GAAGTTATGAATGAGCAACTCCGTCCAGCTCATGGTGTGACTGAATTGGAAATCAAACTGCCTCTAAGTAGTAGTATTCCCGGACAACTTCCTCCTACTGAGGATTATGGAATCGAGAGAATACTTGTTGCTGGCTATCTGGATGGATCTGTCCGTTTGTGGAATGCAACATTTCCGGTCTTTACACTTATAGCTGTTCTGGAATCTCAG TATGCTTCCGGGGTGGAGGGCATTCAAGACACCGGTCCTAGAACAGCAATATCCGCTTTGGACTTCTCCTCCACAGCTTTAACTCTTGCCATTGGACACCAATGTGGCCAG GTGTGTGTTTATAGCCTCAATGGGAAGTCTAAGACAACTGACTTGAACTTGGCTACGGATGCTGAACAGGATG TTCAGCTCTGTCCAGGTGATACTGGATTTCAGTTCTCCGTCATAAAATCTCCAGTATGCATCCTAAAATTTGTAGCTGTGGGTGCCAGACTGGTTGCAGGATTTGAAAGTGGCCAG GTTGCCATGCTTGATGTTAGTTCATCATCAGTCTTGTTCATTACGGATAGTTTATCCAGCTCAAGTTCCGGAATCACTTCTGTGGCTGTGAAAACATTGGGTGATGCCCGTGAAGACAGTGTGGAACACAGTGAAGAGGGAACAACAAATGCATATGTGAAAGAGGTTATTTCAGTATTAACCAGAGATGCAGAAATAGTATTGCTTGATGGCTCCACTGGCAAAAAAATTAGCTCCCAGGCAAAACAATCAAAGGAGATGTCAACTGCTATATCTCTATATTTTTTAG ATGGCATCACATCTGTCTCAAAAGAGTCGCAAAAGCATTCTTCAACGCTAGACAGTGCTGTACAGCCTGAAGATTTGACACAGAAATGTATGGATTCACAAATTTTACTTTGTTGTCAGGATGGCTTGCATTTGTTCTCTTTATGTTCTATAATTCAG GACGATATCAACCCTGTACATGAAGTGAAACTTCCTAAACCGTGTTCTTGGACTTCCATTCTTAAGAATGACGCTGAAAATTATGGACTGATTTTAGTATATCAGAGTGGAGCAGTTGAAATAAG GTCCTTGCCAGATCTTGATGTCTTGGGAGAATCCTCATTACTGTCTATACTTCGGTGGAATTCCAAGATAAACATGGATAAGACCATAAGTTCTCCTGGTAAAGCGATGATTTCACTG GTGAATGGGTCTGAATTTGCTGTCTTTACACTGTTGGCCTTCGGAAATGACTTCAG GATTCCGGAAGCTTTACCTTCACTTCATAAGAAATTCCCTGCGGCTGCTGCAGACGATGTCACTACATCCCAACATCAAAAGAAGAAACAG AATGTTACCACCAGTATTTTTGGTGGCATAATGAAAGGGTCTAAAGGACAGCAGGCTGCTGATTATGTTAATGTTCGAGATGCTCTTGTTACTCATCTGGAAAACATATTCTCTAGATTTCCTTTCTCAGACGCAACAAATGCAACAGATGACCTTGGAATCCTGGAACTGAAGTTAG ATGATATTGAAATTGACGAACATGTTCATGTTAATTCATCATCTCTCAGCAGTGATGATGTCAAAATAG AAAAGGAAACCGATAGAGACAGGTTGTTTGAAGGTGGTTCTAGTGATGCCAAGCCAAGACAAAGAACTCGTGAAGAAATCATTGCTAAATATAGAAACAAGGGG GATGCTGCCTCTGCTGCAGCAGAGGCAAAAGATAAGCTTCTCGAGCGTCAGGAGAAACTCGAG AGGCTCAGTAAGAACACACAAGAGCTACAAAGTGGTGCCGAGAACTTTGCGGATCTTGCAGGTGAGCTTGTCAAGGCCATGGAGAAACGCAAGTGGTGGAACCTGTAA
- the LOC132054273 gene encoding uncharacterized protein LOC132054273 isoform X1: protein MFAKFFEKLNPTLQNNAPQGSEKLTHLEATVAVHYGIPSTASILAFDPLQQLLAIGTLDGRIKVIGGSNVEGLLLSPKPLPFKNLEFLQNQGFLVGVSNGNEIQVWDLENRRISSSLQWESNITAFSVIYDTHYMFVGDEYGYLSVLKYEVREGSMELLPYHIPPNLIAEAAEISIPDQLAIVGLLPQPSSQGNRVLIAYENGLIILWDITEDRAVLVREYKQLSSKDEIVVYAPKNASEEKFRASSDKQEGAKEISSLCWLSSDGSILAVGYVDGDILLWNLSVPGKKSSEAEASSSYVKLQLSAGDKRLPVIILRWSANNAQNGCGGQLFVYGGDSIGSEEALTVLNLDWSSGIGSLKCVGRVDLGLERSFADAIVVSNANETGINDASSLFVLSNPGQLYFYDKTSLSALESNPEKKHADVAVKYPTVVPTLEPRITVANLYPVDRKWNSSRTPSEEVMNEQLRPAHGVTELEIKLPLSSSIPGQLPPTEDYGIERILVAGYLDGSVRLWNATFPVFTLIAVLESQYASGVEGIQDTGPRTAISALDFSSTALTLAIGHQCGQVCVYSLNGKSKTTDLNLATDAEQDVQLCPGDTGFQFSVIKSPVCILKFVAVGARLVAGFESGQVAMLDVSSSSVLFITDSLSSSSSGITSVAVKTLGDAREDSVEHSEEGTTNAYVKEVISVLTRDAEIVLLDGSTGKKISSQAKQSKEMSTAISLYFLDGITSVSKESQKHSSTLDSAVQPEDLTQKCMDSQILLCCQDGLHLFSLCSIIQDDINPVHEVKLPKPCSWTSILKNDAENYGLILVYQSGAVEIRSLPDLDVLGESSLLSILRWNSKINMDKTISSPGKAMISLVNGSEFAVFTLLAFGNDFRIPEALPSLHKKFPAAAADDVTTSQHQKKKQNVTTSIFGGIMKGSKGQQAADYVNVRDALVTHLENIFSRFPFSDATNATDDLGILELKLDDIEIDEHVHVNSSSLSSDDVKIEKETDRDRLFEGGSSDAKPRQRTREEIIAKYRNKGDAASAAAEAKDKLLERQEKLERLSKNTQELQSGAENFADLAGELVKAMEKRKWWNL from the exons ATGTTTGCTAAATTCTTTGAAAAGCTCAATCCCACCCTACAG AATAATGCACCCCAAGGAAGTGAGAAATTGACACACCTGGAAGCAACAGTTGCTGTTCACTATGGGATTCCATCTACAGCTTCCATTCTGGCGTTTGACCCTCTTCAACAACTCTTGGCAATAGGAACATT GGATGGAAGGATTAAAGTGATTGGTGGATCTAATGTCGAGGGCCTTCTTTTGTCTCCAAAGCCATTGCCATTCAAGAATTTGGAG TTCCTGCAAAACCAAGGATTTTTAGTGGGCGTCTCAAACGGAAATGAAATTCAG GTTTGGGATCTAGAGAACAGGAGAATATCTTCTAGTTTACAGTGGGAGTCCAATATTACTGCATTCTCCGTGATCTATGACACTCATTACAT GTTCGTGGGAGATGAATATGGTTACCTCTCTGTTCTGAAGTATGAGGTCAGAGAAGGAAGCATGGAACTGTTGCCTTATCACATCCCTCCGAATCTTATAGCTG AAGCTGCTGAGATTTCAATTCCCGACCAACTAGCCATTGTTGGTTTACTTCCCCAACCTAGTTCACAAGGAAATAG GGTCCTGATTGCTTATGAGAATGGATTAATTATTCTCTGGGACATTACAGAAGATCGAGCTGTTCTTGTTAGAGAGTATAAACAACTATCATCAAAGGATGAAATTGTTGTTTATGCTCCTAAAAATGCTAGTGAAGAGAAGTTTCGTGCTTCATCAGATAAGCAAGAGGGGGCAAAAGAAATAAGCTCACTCTGTTGGTTGTCATCTGATGGGTCGATTTTGGCTGTTGGTTATGTTGATGGCGATATCTTGTTGTGGAATTTATCAGTTCCTGGCAAGAAAAGTTCAGAGGCTGAAGCTTCGTCTAGTTATGTCAAGCTGCAACTCTCAGCAGGAGACAAAAGACTCCCTGTTATTATTCTGCGTTGGTCTGCTAACAATGCACAGAATGGTTGTGGGGGCCAACTGTTTGTCTACGGTGGTGATTCAATTGGATCAGAGGAGGCCTTGACG GTTCTGAATCTTGATTGGTCCTCTGGGATAGGATCCCTGAAATGTGTTGGACGAGTAGACCTTGGACTTGAAAGATCTTTTGCAGATGCCATTGTTGTGTCAAATGCTAATGAAACAGGAATTAATGATGCTTCTTCCTTGTTTGTGTTGTCAAATCCAGGGCAACTGTACTTTTATGATAAGACTAGCTTGTCTGCTTTAGAATCTAACCCAGAGAAGAAGCATGCAGATGTTGCTGTTAAGTATCCTACAGTTGTACCTACCCTTGAACCACGTATAACTGTGGCAAACCTATATCCAGTTGATAGGAAATGGAATTCCTCAAGGACTCCGTCAGAG GAAGTTATGAATGAGCAACTCCGTCCAGCTCATGGTGTGACTGAATTGGAAATCAAACTGCCTCTAAGTAGTAGTATTCCCGGACAACTTCCTCCTACTGAGGATTATGGAATCGAGAGAATACTTGTTGCTGGCTATCTGGATGGATCTGTCCGTTTGTGGAATGCAACATTTCCGGTCTTTACACTTATAGCTGTTCTGGAATCTCAG TATGCTTCCGGGGTGGAGGGCATTCAAGACACCGGTCCTAGAACAGCAATATCCGCTTTGGACTTCTCCTCCACAGCTTTAACTCTTGCCATTGGACACCAATGTGGCCAG GTGTGTGTTTATAGCCTCAATGGGAAGTCTAAGACAACTGACTTGAACTTGGCTACGGATGCTGAACAGGATG TTCAGCTCTGTCCAGGTGATACTGGATTTCAGTTCTCCGTCATAAAATCTCCAGTATGCATCCTAAAATTTGTAGCTGTGGGTGCCAGACTGGTTGCAGGATTTGAAAGTGGCCAG GTTGCCATGCTTGATGTTAGTTCATCATCAGTCTTGTTCATTACGGATAGTTTATCCAGCTCAAGTTCCGGAATCACTTCTGTGGCTGTGAAAACATTGGGTGATGCCCGTGAAGACAGTGTGGAACACAGTGAAGAGGGAACAACAAATGCATATGTGAAAGAGGTTATTTCAGTATTAACCAGAGATGCAGAAATAGTATTGCTTGATGGCTCCACTGGCAAAAAAATTAGCTCCCAGGCAAAACAATCAAAGGAGATGTCAACTGCTATATCTCTATATTTTTTAG ATGGCATCACATCTGTCTCAAAAGAGTCGCAAAAGCATTCTTCAACGCTAGACAGTGCTGTACAGCCTGAAGATTTGACACAGAAATGTATGGATTCACAAATTTTACTTTGTTGTCAGGATGGCTTGCATTTGTTCTCTTTATGTTCTATAATTCAG GACGATATCAACCCTGTACATGAAGTGAAACTTCCTAAACCGTGTTCTTGGACTTCCATTCTTAAGAATGACGCTGAAAATTATGGACTGATTTTAGTATATCAGAGTGGAGCAGTTGAAATAAG GTCCTTGCCAGATCTTGATGTCTTGGGAGAATCCTCATTACTGTCTATACTTCGGTGGAATTCCAAGATAAACATGGATAAGACCATAAGTTCTCCTGGTAAAGCGATGATTTCACTG GTGAATGGGTCTGAATTTGCTGTCTTTACACTGTTGGCCTTCGGAAATGACTTCAG GATTCCGGAAGCTTTACCTTCACTTCATAAGAAATTCCCTGCGGCTGCTGCAGACGATGTCACTACATCCCAACATCAAAAGAAGAAACAG AATGTTACCACCAGTATTTTTGGTGGCATAATGAAAGGGTCTAAAGGACAGCAGGCTGCTGATTATGTTAATGTTCGAGATGCTCTTGTTACTCATCTGGAAAACATATTCTCTAGATTTCCTTTCTCAGACGCAACAAATGCAACAGATGACCTTGGAATCCTGGAACTGAAGTTAG ATGATATTGAAATTGACGAACATGTTCATGTTAATTCATCATCTCTCAGCAGTGATGATGTCAAAATAG AAAAGGAAACCGATAGAGACAGGTTGTTTGAAGGTGGTTCTAGTGATGCCAAGCCAAGACAAAGAACTCGTGAAGAAATCATTGCTAAATATAGAAACAAGGGG GATGCTGCCTCTGCTGCAGCAGAGGCAAAAGATAAGCTTCTCGAGCGTCAGGAGAAACTCGAG AGGCTCAGTAAGAACACACAAGAGCTACAAAGTGGTGCCGAGAACTTTGCGGATCTTGCAGGTGAGCTTGTCAAGGCCATGGAGAAACGCAAGTGGTGGAACCTGTAA